Proteins co-encoded in one Kribbella solani genomic window:
- a CDS encoding DUF4855 domain-containing protein, with product MAAAAPRNLALGKAYAWSDAPDADRPDRGGQLTDGKLGALDVDDPAWVGSTRGKTREVTIDLGAPKSITGVRARFLQDWPARSTLVPLNVSFAVSTSGRTWSTVGRQATQLLWGDGPARDEWFSWAEERDGVPDQPQATAAYGRYVKVSFSVHTRAAQLIDEIQVQGEDGRIRGAVTPAPDKPHYLKPGADTAGIKDLALIYNGQYENGRGDWTADKLKPYLARVDQSGKPVSRLFDGVLMLGLQTPTGVDLGSGNARKADWEWYRDKTFAAGGDLQQLDQAAGTVNAALRGPDRKTKVVLTIPNTGSWIDFGDVDGDGVSENLSPDAVGREQALDNQQKVVRWWTEDLIKRWNAAGYHNLELVGMYWLPEQIDVGADGPEQARRVTDVVHEHQLKAFWIPHFLAYRAFLWKQAGFDAASFQPNYFFEETDPRRLADAAGIARSYGMGVEMEFDERAATDPVMRQRLLDYLRAGSTEGFQNAYVAYYQGVDAMLTFSRSQDPKVRELYDLVADFVQGKTIR from the coding sequence GTGGCTGCGGCAGCGCCGCGGAACCTTGCGCTCGGCAAGGCCTACGCCTGGTCCGATGCGCCGGATGCGGATCGGCCGGACCGTGGCGGGCAGCTGACCGATGGCAAGCTCGGGGCGCTGGATGTGGATGACCCGGCCTGGGTCGGCAGCACCAGGGGCAAGACCCGGGAGGTGACGATCGATCTGGGTGCCCCGAAGTCGATCACCGGGGTGCGGGCGCGGTTCCTGCAGGACTGGCCGGCCCGCTCCACGCTGGTCCCGCTCAACGTTTCCTTTGCGGTGTCGACGTCGGGCCGGACCTGGTCGACGGTCGGCCGGCAGGCGACCCAGCTGCTCTGGGGTGACGGACCGGCGCGGGACGAGTGGTTCAGCTGGGCCGAGGAGCGGGACGGGGTCCCGGATCAGCCGCAGGCGACCGCCGCGTACGGCCGGTACGTCAAGGTCAGTTTCTCGGTGCACACCCGGGCCGCGCAGCTGATCGACGAGATCCAGGTGCAAGGTGAGGACGGCCGGATCCGTGGCGCCGTCACGCCCGCGCCGGACAAGCCGCACTACCTGAAGCCGGGCGCGGACACCGCCGGGATCAAGGACCTGGCGCTGATCTACAACGGGCAGTACGAGAACGGCCGCGGCGACTGGACCGCCGACAAGCTCAAGCCGTATCTCGCCCGGGTCGATCAGTCCGGCAAGCCGGTTTCCCGGCTGTTCGACGGCGTCCTGATGCTCGGGCTGCAAACGCCGACCGGCGTCGACCTCGGTTCCGGAAACGCCCGGAAGGCCGATTGGGAGTGGTACCGGGACAAGACGTTCGCCGCCGGTGGTGATCTCCAGCAACTCGATCAGGCGGCCGGTACGGTGAACGCCGCGCTGCGCGGACCGGATCGCAAGACCAAGGTTGTGCTGACGATCCCGAACACCGGCAGCTGGATCGACTTCGGCGACGTCGACGGCGACGGGGTGAGCGAGAACCTCAGCCCGGACGCGGTCGGTCGCGAGCAGGCTCTGGACAACCAGCAGAAGGTCGTTCGCTGGTGGACCGAGGATCTGATCAAGCGCTGGAACGCGGCCGGCTATCACAACCTCGAACTGGTCGGGATGTACTGGCTCCCGGAGCAGATCGACGTCGGCGCGGACGGCCCCGAGCAGGCTCGCCGGGTGACCGACGTGGTCCACGAGCACCAGCTGAAGGCGTTCTGGATCCCGCATTTCCTTGCCTACCGGGCGTTTCTGTGGAAGCAGGCCGGCTTCGACGCGGCCTCGTTCCAGCCGAACTACTTCTTCGAGGAGACTGACCCGCGCCGCCTGGCCGACGCGGCCGGCATCGCGCGGTCGTACGGAATGGGCGTCGAGATGGAGTTCGACGAACGGGCCGCCACCGATCCGGTCATGCGGCAACGGTTGCTCGACTACCTCCGGGCCGGCAGTACGGAAGGCTTCCAGAACGCGTACGTCGCCTACTACCAGGGCGTCGACGCGATGCTCACCTTCTCACGCAGCCAGGACCCGAAGGTACGTGAGCTCTACGACCTGGTGGCTGACTTCGTACAAGGCAAGACGATCCGATGA
- a CDS encoding M20/M25/M40 family metallo-hydrolase yields MTTSAAGDRLSYAADGEVVELCSELIRIDTTNYGNGKSKGERGAAEYVAGKLDEVGIESTIYESEPGRATLVAHWEGEDQSADPLLVHGHLDVVPADPKDWKVDPFAGEIFDGCVWGRGAVDMKDFDAMVLSVVRARQRAGVKPRRPVRLVFTADEEAGGVYGAQWLIDNHPDTIADCTEGIGEVGGFSITVKDDLRLYLIETAEKGMNWMRLKARGTAGHGSMVNTDNAVTNLVEAVTRIGSHEWPLRVTPTVREFLKTLEDILGTELDPEDMTTTLAKLGSFSRMFGATIRNTANPTMLNAGYKVNVIPGDAEAHVDGRFLPGYEDEFYATIDELIGDKVQRETVVTDIALETEFSGGLVDAMKACVQAEDPQSRFAPLLMSGGTDAKSWSRLGVRCFGFVPLQLPPDLDFMGMFHGIDERVPTSALEFGSRVLDRFLDQA; encoded by the coding sequence ATGACTACTTCTGCCGCCGGGGATCGTTTGTCGTATGCCGCTGACGGTGAGGTGGTGGAGCTTTGTAGTGAGTTGATCCGGATTGATACGACGAACTACGGGAACGGGAAGAGCAAGGGGGAGCGGGGGGCGGCGGAGTACGTCGCGGGGAAGTTGGACGAGGTCGGGATCGAGTCGACGATCTACGAGTCGGAGCCGGGGCGGGCGACGTTGGTGGCGCACTGGGAGGGGGAGGACCAGAGCGCGGACCCGCTGCTCGTGCACGGGCATCTGGACGTCGTACCGGCGGATCCGAAGGACTGGAAGGTGGACCCGTTCGCGGGGGAGATCTTCGACGGGTGCGTGTGGGGGCGCGGCGCGGTCGACATGAAGGACTTCGACGCGATGGTGCTGTCGGTGGTGCGGGCGCGGCAGCGGGCTGGGGTGAAGCCGCGGCGGCCGGTGCGGCTGGTGTTCACGGCCGACGAAGAGGCCGGCGGCGTGTACGGGGCGCAGTGGCTGATCGACAACCACCCGGACACGATCGCGGACTGCACCGAGGGGATCGGTGAGGTCGGCGGCTTCTCCATCACCGTCAAGGACGACCTGCGCCTGTACCTGATCGAGACCGCCGAGAAGGGCATGAACTGGATGCGCCTGAAGGCCCGCGGCACGGCGGGTCACGGCTCGATGGTGAACACCGACAACGCGGTCACCAACTTGGTCGAGGCGGTCACCCGGATCGGGTCGCACGAGTGGCCGCTGCGGGTCACGCCGACGGTCCGTGAGTTCCTGAAGACGCTCGAGGACATACTCGGGACCGAGCTGGACCCGGAGGACATGACCACGACGCTGGCGAAACTCGGCAGCTTCAGCCGGATGTTCGGCGCGACGATCCGCAACACCGCGAACCCGACGATGCTGAACGCCGGCTACAAGGTGAACGTGATTCCGGGTGACGCCGAGGCGCATGTCGACGGGCGGTTCCTGCCCGGGTACGAGGACGAGTTCTACGCGACCATCGACGAGCTGATCGGCGACAAGGTGCAGCGGGAGACGGTCGTCACGGACATCGCGCTGGAGACCGAGTTCAGCGGCGGCCTGGTCGACGCGATGAAGGCGTGCGTGCAGGCCGAGGACCCGCAGAGCCGGTTCGCGCCGCTGCTGATGTCGGGCGGTACGGACGCGAAATCGTGGAGCCGTCTGGGCGTACGCTGCTTCGGTTTCGTACCGTTGCAGCTGCCGCCGGATCTGGACTTCATGGGCATGTTCCACGGCATCGACGAGCGGGTGCCGACGTCGGCGCTCGAGTTCGGGTCGCGCGTACTCGACCGGTTCCTCGATCAGGCCTGA
- a CDS encoding lysoplasmalogenase, translating into MGLAGLARGRRVLAAYWGATVVHVAAVVADVKVLKLASKPALMPLLWQWSRTQGAPPLLQAAILASAAGDLLLEADQEIAGMAAFAAAHACYLAVFLANPAQRSWRVLAAYAALWAALIAILAPGLGSRRVPVAAYALLLTATAVTSRWHNPRSGLGGALFLISDSLIAFRMAGRDFRGRGALVMSTYTVGQYLLASGATRQDDLTGSGHPR; encoded by the coding sequence ATGGGGCTTGCGGGGTTGGCGCGGGGGCGGCGGGTGCTGGCGGCGTACTGGGGCGCGACGGTGGTACACGTTGCCGCGGTTGTTGCCGATGTCAAGGTGCTGAAGCTGGCGAGCAAGCCGGCCTTGATGCCGTTGTTGTGGCAGTGGTCGCGTACGCAGGGCGCGCCGCCGCTGCTGCAGGCGGCGATTCTGGCCTCGGCGGCCGGTGATCTGTTGCTGGAGGCCGATCAGGAGATCGCCGGCATGGCTGCGTTCGCGGCGGCACATGCCTGCTATCTCGCCGTGTTCCTCGCGAATCCGGCGCAGCGATCGTGGCGGGTGCTGGCCGCGTACGCCGCGCTGTGGGCTGCCCTGATCGCGATCCTCGCGCCGGGCCTCGGTAGCCGGCGGGTACCGGTCGCGGCGTACGCGTTGTTGCTGACGGCAACCGCTGTCACCTCGCGCTGGCACAATCCGCGCAGCGGCCTCGGCGGCGCGCTGTTCCTGATCTCGGACAGTCTGATCGCGTTCCGGATGGCCGGGCGTGACTTCCGCGGGCGCGGCGCGCTGGTCATGTCGACGTACACCGTCGGCCAGTACCTGCTCGCCTCCGGCGCCACCAGGCAGGACGATCTGACCGGTAGTGGTCATCCGCGTTGA
- a CDS encoding GntR family transcriptional regulator yields MSEQNAARPAPKHQQVRDSLAAEIRRLEPHSALASERDLATTHGVSRATIRIALDALSDAGVVYRVQGAGTFAAGPAISKTLSLSSFTEDMEVRGWTASSRLLAADQVPAGGKIADDLGIAAEDEVIRVSRIRLADGTPICMETVHLAADGVPGLLDHDLSTSLYGILEAEYGLRVVRAEQVVRSVVMDVGEAALLGQPPGSAALRVHRIGLDQRDRPIESTTSMYRGDMYDLRFAVQR; encoded by the coding sequence ATGTCAGAGCAGAACGCCGCCAGGCCGGCACCGAAACACCAGCAGGTGCGGGACTCCCTGGCGGCCGAGATCCGCCGGCTGGAGCCGCACTCGGCGCTGGCCTCGGAGCGGGACCTCGCCACCACCCACGGGGTCAGCCGGGCCACCATCCGGATCGCGCTGGACGCGCTGAGCGACGCGGGCGTGGTCTATCGGGTCCAGGGCGCGGGCACGTTCGCCGCGGGTCCCGCCATCTCGAAGACGCTGTCGCTGAGCTCGTTCACCGAGGACATGGAAGTTCGTGGCTGGACGGCGAGTTCGCGGCTGCTGGCGGCCGATCAGGTGCCGGCCGGCGGCAAGATTGCCGACGATCTCGGCATCGCGGCGGAGGACGAGGTGATCCGGGTGAGCCGGATCCGGCTGGCCGACGGCACGCCGATCTGCATGGAGACGGTCCATCTCGCCGCCGACGGGGTTCCCGGTCTGCTCGACCACGACCTCAGCACCTCTTTGTACGGCATCCTCGAGGCCGAGTACGGCCTGCGCGTCGTACGCGCCGAGCAGGTCGTCCGGTCGGTGGTGATGGACGTCGGCGAGGCGGCGCTGCTGGGCCAGCCGCCGGGCTCCGCCGCCCTGCGGGTGCACCGGATTGGTCTGGACCAACGCGACCGTCCGATCGAGAGCACCACCTCGATGTACCGCGGCGACATGTACGACCTGCGGTTCGCCGTGCAGCGCTGA
- a CDS encoding family 20 glycosylhydrolase gives MRRKCLAALVGLFMLVPLAVAGSPASAGPDPNAAPQLLPSVDQWHADRGSTSLTPHTRIVVNWSGADASRVLSDARTFAQDLSLRTGFALDVTTSRPRPGDLVITRTSGKAQSYAIEIGAGITITAADSDGAFYAQQTLQQLLRQAPDGVTVARGTIADGPSYVHRGFLLDSARHFYSVADVKRHIRTAAWQKLNILHWHLTDSYAIRLPSESHPELTSERHYTKAQLKEIVEYARRYHVTIIPEFEVPGHANRLTERIPALAWQCNSLSAIGNVNVTKPESLTVVLQLVKEWARLFPDSPILHLGGDEYAGVDQQKSCRELVDYAAAHGYKSTVDVFVDWQNKLAKGVTELGRRPEIWNWWDYIGGATITPDKNIIINAWYGGTPQAYLDAGYTVVVSPDPQFYVVPTKPPGDWWVANTSMMYGEWDYSRHERVLGYEVSLFGDDLLDVTDSYADWFATRPLEVLAETTWHGPDHRAYPSVFALQDAADRIGTAPGLPTPLQHDAETLNGTPYGNVGDPTAAFDGNPATFADDQSADGRYVGIDLGRAATVDQIRFLPRGNDVEPTMRMVGGRFEGCTDGPAAGCHPLATVEWRPTADWRTLPVTDSRAYRWLRWVSPNGGHGNVGEIQFQTRQGPGKTSVTGADTVRPLADGVLTASFTNTSGRALRDVRLNLTALSSDDSSTLPVRALDQDSYPVVPPGRTVSARFAVSPGLTSGGGYLAIANTSAVDRGASVNSAGRHRFEVATPITATLTPQTVVLPGHATLTVRNAGAKPVSVDWSTRAPGLKATPASGSVQVPAGGTSAVTVALDQDHADPGIRPVEVAVLARYGDQQRQFEALTMKAGVPYPGLAAAFDNVGVTTDADLDPPTLNGGFDGSGSSFSAEALAGIGIRPGGEVAADGFTFRWPDVAPGQPNNALANGQTIALSGRGSRLGLLTSASFGPLSAVGTVNYTDGTSSTFKLDEPDWTAWPTPPGAVTAFVAPYRNYQGQVQRPTSTFVHAVELDPAKTVASVVLPPVGNRTLWTPALHVFALSLA, from the coding sequence ATGAGGCGGAAATGTCTGGCCGCCCTGGTCGGCCTGTTCATGCTCGTCCCGCTCGCCGTCGCCGGTTCGCCGGCGTCGGCGGGCCCGGACCCGAATGCGGCACCGCAGCTGCTGCCCAGTGTCGATCAGTGGCACGCCGACCGTGGTAGCACGTCGCTCACTCCGCATACCCGCATCGTGGTGAACTGGTCCGGCGCGGACGCGTCCCGAGTGCTGTCCGACGCCCGGACGTTCGCCCAGGACCTCTCGCTCCGCACCGGCTTCGCTCTCGACGTCACCACTTCCCGTCCGCGACCGGGTGACCTGGTGATCACTCGGACGTCCGGCAAAGCACAGTCGTACGCGATCGAGATCGGCGCTGGGATCACAATCACCGCGGCCGATTCCGACGGCGCGTTCTACGCGCAGCAAACACTGCAACAACTGCTACGCCAGGCGCCGGACGGGGTGACCGTCGCGCGCGGCACGATCGCCGACGGACCGTCGTACGTGCACCGTGGTTTCCTGCTCGACTCCGCCAGGCACTTCTACTCGGTGGCTGATGTGAAACGGCATATCCGGACGGCCGCCTGGCAGAAGCTGAACATCCTGCACTGGCACCTGACCGACTCGTACGCCATCCGGCTGCCGAGCGAGAGCCATCCGGAGCTGACCAGTGAACGGCATTACACCAAGGCGCAACTCAAGGAGATCGTCGAGTACGCGCGCCGGTACCACGTCACGATCATCCCGGAGTTCGAGGTACCAGGACACGCCAATCGGCTGACCGAGCGCATCCCCGCACTGGCCTGGCAGTGCAACTCGCTGTCGGCGATCGGCAACGTCAACGTGACCAAGCCGGAGTCGTTGACCGTCGTACTGCAACTCGTGAAGGAGTGGGCGCGGCTCTTCCCGGACTCGCCGATCCTCCATCTGGGCGGCGACGAGTACGCCGGCGTCGATCAGCAGAAGTCCTGCCGCGAACTGGTCGACTACGCGGCGGCGCACGGGTACAAGTCGACCGTCGATGTCTTCGTGGACTGGCAGAACAAGCTGGCCAAGGGCGTGACGGAGCTGGGACGCCGGCCGGAGATCTGGAACTGGTGGGACTACATCGGCGGTGCCACCATCACGCCGGACAAGAACATCATCATCAACGCCTGGTACGGCGGGACACCGCAGGCGTACCTGGACGCCGGCTACACCGTGGTCGTGTCACCGGATCCGCAGTTCTACGTGGTGCCGACGAAGCCGCCGGGCGACTGGTGGGTCGCGAACACCTCCATGATGTACGGCGAGTGGGACTACAGCCGGCATGAGCGCGTACTCGGGTACGAGGTCTCGCTCTTCGGCGACGATCTGCTCGACGTGACCGACTCGTACGCCGACTGGTTCGCCACGCGGCCGTTGGAGGTGCTGGCCGAAACGACCTGGCACGGACCTGACCACCGGGCGTACCCGTCTGTCTTCGCACTCCAGGACGCCGCCGATCGGATCGGTACCGCACCTGGGCTGCCGACGCCGCTGCAGCACGACGCCGAGACGCTCAACGGGACGCCGTACGGGAACGTCGGCGACCCGACTGCCGCCTTCGACGGAAACCCGGCGACCTTTGCCGATGATCAGTCGGCCGACGGCCGGTACGTCGGAATCGACCTGGGCCGCGCGGCGACTGTCGATCAGATCCGCTTCCTGCCCCGCGGCAACGACGTCGAGCCGACGATGCGAATGGTCGGCGGCCGCTTCGAGGGATGTACGGACGGCCCGGCCGCGGGTTGTCATCCGCTGGCAACAGTCGAATGGCGGCCCACCGCGGACTGGCGAACGCTCCCGGTCACCGATTCGCGGGCCTATCGCTGGCTTCGCTGGGTCAGCCCGAACGGCGGCCACGGCAATGTCGGGGAGATCCAGTTCCAGACCAGGCAAGGGCCGGGAAAGACCTCGGTCACCGGCGCGGACACCGTACGTCCACTCGCTGACGGCGTACTGACGGCGAGCTTCACCAACACCAGTGGGAGGGCGTTGCGCGACGTACGGCTCAACCTGACCGCGTTGTCGAGCGACGACAGTTCGACCTTGCCGGTGCGGGCGCTCGATCAGGACAGCTACCCGGTCGTGCCGCCGGGCCGCACTGTCTCGGCGAGATTCGCGGTCAGTCCGGGGTTGACCTCCGGCGGCGGCTATCTGGCGATCGCCAACACCAGCGCGGTCGATCGTGGTGCCTCGGTGAATTCCGCCGGCCGGCACCGGTTCGAGGTGGCGACACCGATCACCGCCACCTTGACGCCGCAGACCGTCGTGCTTCCAGGTCATGCCACCCTCACGGTACGGAACGCGGGCGCGAAGCCGGTGTCGGTCGACTGGTCCACCAGAGCGCCAGGCCTCAAGGCCACACCGGCCAGTGGCTCGGTCCAAGTGCCTGCCGGTGGTACGTCGGCGGTCACCGTCGCGCTCGATCAGGATCATGCCGATCCCGGCATCCGTCCGGTCGAGGTCGCGGTGCTGGCCAGGTACGGCGATCAGCAGCGCCAGTTCGAGGCGCTGACGATGAAGGCAGGCGTGCCGTACCCGGGGCTGGCGGCGGCGTTCGACAACGTTGGTGTCACCACCGATGCGGACCTCGACCCGCCGACGTTGAACGGTGGTTTCGACGGTTCGGGTTCGAGCTTCTCGGCGGAGGCATTGGCCGGGATCGGCATCCGGCCGGGCGGCGAGGTCGCCGCGGACGGATTCACCTTCCGGTGGCCGGACGTCGCGCCGGGGCAGCCGAACAACGCGCTGGCGAACGGCCAGACGATTGCCCTGTCCGGTCGGGGCAGCCGTCTCGGTCTGCTGACGAGTGCTTCGTTCGGGCCGCTGTCGGCCGTCGGCACGGTCAACTACACGGACGGTACGAGCAGTACGTTCAAGTTGGACGAACCGGACTGGACGGCCTGGCCGACACCACCTGGAGCAGTGACTGCGTTCGTGGCGCCGTACCGGAACTATCAGGGTCAGGTGCAGCGCCCGACCAGTACGTTCGTGCACGCGGTCGAGCTCGATCCGGCCAAGACGGTGGCCTCAGTGGTCCTGCCGCCGGTGGGTAACCGGACCCTGTGGACGCCGGCCCTGCACGTCTTCGCGCTGTCCCTGGCGTGA
- a CDS encoding TIM barrel protein has protein sequence MNSPLALQLYTVRDAWEADPGETLARVAAIGYGAVEPYDILSDPTGLRDLLDRHGLAICSTHAPVLAERQDEIFAAAAVVGVDTIIAPGITAEHWTGPAAVRTIADRLNAAARAAAGHGLRIGYHNHFWELELIIDGRPALEALAEWTDPEVILELDVYWAAAAGVDVPDLLGRLGDKVRYLHVKDGPADKVGPWTAVGAGRVDIPPILDAAKAAEWWAVELDECATDLFDALAESHTYLTEYRGN, from the coding sequence GTGAATTCCCCGCTCGCACTCCAGCTTTACACCGTCCGCGATGCCTGGGAGGCCGATCCGGGCGAGACCCTCGCCCGGGTCGCCGCGATCGGCTACGGCGCGGTCGAACCGTACGACATCCTCAGCGATCCAACCGGTCTGCGCGACCTGCTGGACCGGCACGGCCTGGCGATCTGCTCGACCCATGCCCCGGTGCTGGCCGAACGACAGGACGAAATCTTCGCCGCCGCCGCGGTCGTCGGCGTGGACACGATCATCGCTCCGGGCATCACGGCCGAACATTGGACCGGACCAGCGGCCGTTCGGACGATCGCCGATCGCCTCAACGCCGCGGCCCGCGCGGCGGCCGGCCACGGGCTGCGGATCGGCTACCACAATCACTTCTGGGAGCTGGAGCTGATCATCGACGGCCGCCCCGCCCTGGAGGCACTGGCCGAATGGACCGACCCGGAAGTGATCCTTGAGCTCGACGTGTACTGGGCGGCCGCGGCGGGCGTCGACGTACCCGACCTGCTCGGCCGCCTCGGTGACAAGGTCCGCTACCTGCATGTGAAGGACGGGCCGGCCGACAAGGTTGGCCCCTGGACCGCGGTCGGCGCCGGCCGGGTGGACATCCCGCCGATTCTGGACGCCGCGAAGGCGGCCGAGTGGTGGGCGGTGGAACTCGACGAATGCGCCACCGACCTGTTCGACGCGCTCGCCGAGAGCCACACCTATCTGACGGAGTACCGCGGCAACTGA
- a CDS encoding glycosyl hydrolase produces MVTVDEVRRQFRNPPPEARPMMRWWWFGPSIEPAELDRELHAMAAAGLGGVEVAFVYPMGPVTAPFGSPALLELVGQAARTAHSLGLRFDVTLGSGWSYGGGHIGPEHAARRLHWDRREIGGGAYDVRIVQAWPGDEFVAAYVGDGTSYAEVPVSDGAIHVPAGGQPREVLIATSRLTGQNVKRAAAGAEGPALDHYSAAAAAAHIRHVADPLVRAATPELLGSVFCDSLEVYDADWTPAIFEEFASRRGYELRPRLYELRSDTRLRTDFRRTLSELYEDNFVKVFQRWAAGHGVPFRIQSYGEPPATMSSYRFADLFEGEGWGWTGIPETRWASSAANIYGRSVVSAEVWTWVHSPSFRATPLDLQGEAHEHFLSGVNQLIGHGWPYSPSDGPGLGWIFYAAGALDDRNPWWPVAAELFGALHRFSWLLRQGTPVRPVKIYVPPSGELNLYRAARKVIPESVPRTIREAGLDFDLVDDDAIAVLDPAEVRLIVVPEDEWPTTARWLDAVRAAGGTIVSDPATLAETLPRAPIKVPPEVGVVHRRLADGEVYFVANTGTSVRTITLDRPMEQWSTRAAEPLTGQVVTLHPYEAAALFPTTTTQPLPAASTAVPVAGPWFVDFGNGSRPVDLPHRWEDELPAYSGSATYTTNLHLPSNTISSHEDRTRLLLDFGPGEPVAPGTESYLPPNSYRALITPPIGVAAEIWLNDIHCGAIWAPPFRVDITAATRPGVNTLRIVVHNTAANALSADRHLIDTAADVTAQFGRRFDLQHIEHAAGYVSSGLLAVPTVVRQA; encoded by the coding sequence ATGGTGACCGTCGACGAAGTACGACGACAGTTCCGGAACCCGCCGCCCGAGGCGCGGCCGATGATGCGCTGGTGGTGGTTCGGTCCCTCGATCGAACCCGCCGAGCTGGACCGCGAGCTGCACGCGATGGCGGCGGCCGGGCTCGGCGGCGTCGAGGTCGCCTTCGTGTACCCGATGGGTCCCGTGACCGCGCCGTTCGGTTCGCCGGCGCTGCTCGAACTGGTCGGGCAGGCGGCGCGTACGGCGCACTCGCTCGGGCTGCGGTTCGACGTGACGCTGGGCAGCGGCTGGTCGTACGGCGGCGGGCACATCGGGCCGGAGCACGCGGCCCGGCGGCTGCACTGGGACCGGCGCGAGATCGGCGGCGGCGCGTACGACGTACGGATCGTGCAGGCCTGGCCGGGTGACGAGTTCGTCGCGGCGTACGTCGGCGATGGCACTTCGTACGCCGAGGTGCCGGTCAGCGACGGCGCGATCCACGTACCCGCGGGCGGTCAGCCGCGCGAGGTACTGATCGCGACCTCCCGGCTGACCGGGCAGAACGTGAAACGCGCCGCCGCGGGCGCGGAGGGGCCGGCGCTCGACCACTACTCGGCCGCCGCGGCCGCGGCGCACATCCGCCACGTCGCCGATCCGCTCGTACGCGCCGCGACGCCGGAACTGCTCGGCTCGGTCTTCTGCGACAGCCTTGAGGTGTACGACGCCGACTGGACGCCGGCGATCTTCGAGGAGTTCGCGAGCCGGCGCGGGTACGAACTGCGGCCGCGCCTGTACGAACTGCGGTCCGATACCCGGCTGCGGACCGACTTCCGGCGGACGTTGTCGGAGTTGTACGAGGACAACTTCGTCAAGGTGTTCCAGCGGTGGGCGGCTGGGCACGGCGTACCGTTCCGGATCCAGAGCTACGGCGAACCGCCCGCGACGATGAGCAGCTACCGCTTCGCCGATCTGTTCGAGGGCGAGGGGTGGGGGTGGACGGGGATTCCGGAGACGCGCTGGGCTTCGTCGGCGGCCAACATCTACGGGCGGTCGGTGGTGTCGGCGGAGGTGTGGACGTGGGTGCACTCGCCGTCGTTCCGCGCGACGCCGCTGGATCTGCAGGGCGAGGCGCACGAGCATTTCCTGTCCGGTGTGAATCAGCTGATCGGGCACGGGTGGCCGTACTCGCCGTCCGATGGGCCTGGGCTCGGGTGGATCTTCTATGCCGCCGGGGCGCTGGACGACCGCAATCCGTGGTGGCCGGTGGCGGCTGAGCTGTTCGGGGCGCTGCACCGCTTCTCCTGGCTGCTTCGGCAGGGGACGCCGGTGCGGCCGGTGAAGATCTACGTGCCTCCGTCGGGCGAGTTGAACTTGTACCGGGCCGCGCGGAAGGTGATTCCGGAGAGCGTGCCGCGGACGATCCGGGAAGCCGGGCTGGACTTCGACCTGGTCGACGACGACGCGATCGCCGTGCTCGATCCGGCTGAGGTGCGGCTGATCGTCGTACCCGAGGATGAATGGCCGACGACCGCGCGCTGGCTGGACGCGGTGCGCGCGGCCGGGGGCACGATCGTCTCCGATCCCGCGACGCTTGCGGAAACGTTGCCGCGGGCACCGATCAAGGTACCGCCGGAGGTTGGGGTGGTCCATCGACGGTTGGCCGACGGTGAGGTCTACTTCGTCGCGAACACCGGGACGTCGGTCCGGACCATAACGTTGGACCGGCCAATGGAGCAGTGGAGTACGCGCGCCGCCGAACCCCTCACCGGTCAGGTCGTGACATTGCACCCGTACGAGGCGGCCGCGCTCTTCCCCACAACCACCACCCAACCGCTCCCGGCAGCTTCCACCGCCGTGCCTGTCGCCGGACCCTGGTTCGTTGACTTCGGCAACGGATCGCGCCCCGTCGACCTGCCACACCGCTGGGAGGACGAGCTGCCGGCGTACTCAGGCTCAGCCACCTACACCACCAACCTGCACCTCCCCAGCAACACGATCTCTTCACACGAGGACCGCACCCGCCTCCTCCTCGACTTCGGCCCCGGCGAACCAGTTGCCCCAGGCACCGAGTCCTACCTCCCGCCGAACTCGTACCGTGCCCTCATCACCCCACCGATCGGAGTAGCGGCCGAGATCTGGCTCAACGACATCCACTGCGGCGCGATCTGGGCACCACCGTTCCGCGTCGACATCACCGCCGCCACCCGGCCAGGCGTGAACACATTGCGCATCGTCGTACACAACACCGCCGCCAACGCGCTGTCCGCCGACCGGCACCTGATCGACACCGCGGCGGACGTCACCGCACAGTTCGGTCGCCGCTTCGACCTTCAGCACATCGAGCATGCGGCCGGCTACGTCAGCTCCGGCCTGCTCGCCGTACCCACCGTCGTCCGTCAGGCCTGA